The window AATTTTACGGAGTTCGTGGTAACCCAAatggagtttaccaccAAAGTGGTCGGCAAGACGTTTGTCAGAGTCGAGAACACTCAACATGGCACCCTTTACACATTTCAGTCAAGAATCAACaggaaaaaaaatcaaaCTTACACAAGTCTCGCAGACACGAAGCTTCTGGTGACCACTTGCACCGGCGTTTTCGTTGAGGTGCTGAAgctccttttctttttcgGCTTTCATAGCCTTGAGAGCGTCGACGGCCGCAAGTTTTTCCATAGACTCCTCTACCTTTCCTGCTTCACCAAGCGCTTCAATTTCCTCTGTACCGCCTTGGATAGAAAGCTCGATTTCTCCTATTtccctcatcttctccttaTCAGCAGTAAACTCAACTGGCTAGCAGATCCCACTCACGAGGTCGACAGTCTTCCTGTTCTCTTCAGGTGTTTTTTCCAGCTTTCGTTGACTCGCCCTTATCCTTCTGTCACAATCCTCCACAAAGGCATACAGGCTGTTCTCGTGCTCCTGTCTGAAAGCAGAGAGCCTAGGGTCGTTGGGGTTGGCTTCGGCGTGTTCTCGGAATTGTTTGAGGATACGGTCAGAATGAACCTTGGGGCATGGTCCAAGATCCATTTTCTATAACAGCCTTTATAAGACCAATACAGTTTTGATATAAGCCATTATAACTTACGGTGTTACCAAACAAAGTGTGCAAACATGTTCCGAAGAGGAAATTTCTACAGACTTTTTCATTCCACCAGTCGAGATTGAGCGGCTGGATACCCATTGCTTCAGGGCCCATCATTTGCTGCAGAAGGTAAGCAGGGATTTCACACATGCTCCAATCATCTGCTCACCTCGAGGAGCCTTCTCTGCGCTTCGGCTAATCGACCCATGTTGGATGTCTTTCAAATAGCTGTTGAATACATGCACTTGTTGATGAAAGACGGAGCAAGAAGTATGTAGCAGTGGACGGCGAATGAAGAAGTCATTAAATGAGGGCATAGATAAATTTGATCTTGGGACAGCTCCTGCTGCACTTCGTCGGTTGTGCCAGTCGCGCCTCAacttcctcttttcctAATCCATGCACGACTGATCAATTAACCATAACGACCTAAACAAGACGACAAGAGATTACAACAGTAATGGGTAGATGTGAAGGCTTCCGTGGAATCCTGCACAACAGAAACCGTAGCAACATATTTTGCGCACCCCTTGACAGCACTTCCTTTCATGAAGATGGGGGTTTCTGTTGGAGAAAGCCGCCCGATTTCATGTTTCTATTCCATTATAATCTATCAACTGATCAAAAAGAGACTTCTCACAAACAGTGAAGCACTCAGGAAATGTCTGACTTCCTGACTGAGACAGCAATTGGAATCAGCACAGATTCTAACGGCTTCACCTGTA of the Cryptococcus gattii WM276 chromosome H, complete sequence genome contains:
- a CDS encoding small nuclear ribonucleoprotein, putative (Similar to TIGR gene model, INSD accession AAW45539.1), giving the protein MGRLAEAQRRLLEQMMGPEAMGIQPLNLDWWNEKVCRNFLFGTCLHTLFGNTKMDLGPCPKVHSDRILKQFREHAEANPNDPRLSAFRQEHENSLYAFVEDCDRRIRASQRKLEKTPEENRKTVDLMREIGEIELSIQGGTEEIEALGEAGKVEESMEKLAAVDALKAMKAEKEKELQHLNENAGASGHQKLRVCETCGAMLSVLDSDKRLADHFGGKLHLGYHELRKILSAFAEARMTGRPIPIIPPKSLRADGDEPLPFSAPAIPAAPPAAPTGPRAGVNPPTGPSDTEPHTPHHTRVPPAEEMPVVGHGDKVKREAGELVEDLKEERAMEERDKERERYRERERDRDDRHDRSRYDDRDRDRYRDRERERDSRYGGDRDRKRSYDSRERSRSPTKRRVL